From Megalobrama amblycephala isolate DHTTF-2021 linkage group LG24, ASM1881202v1, whole genome shotgun sequence, the proteins below share one genomic window:
- the egr4 gene encoding early growth response protein 4 encodes MLNTVDFSALDLLCAQAFPLEGQSESPQNQPDAAFGLLKPKAEPLDAGFPDCSSDGFPPSPLTYTGSFYTESGPCSADALLNILTEIVGISAAPENLSRGNALSRQESLLSTGSSLGSPESLCNDSSDEFTDASAQQFSYPAIKSEFGSNSCNGGDLFDGFCTTSHEPSDLDDIIDLLSPLGPETDSVLDTWIKQEPLEQANFQIPTSHENSLYRNIAFPGFPCATTALADALDSLLSTNNTVTQRSKPRARKGEKPFSCPIENCERRFSRSDELNRHVRIHTGHKPFQCRVCLRCFSRSDHLTTHMRTHTGEKPFSCDVCGRRFARSDERKRHGRVHIKQRERMQQKTELLAACAFELQCA; translated from the exons ATGCTGAACACCGTGGACTTCAGCGCTCTGGATCTGCTTTGCGCTCAAGCGTTTCCTCTGGAGGGACAATCAGAATCCCCTCAGAATCAACCTGATGCTG CTTTCGGTCTGTTGAAGCCCAAAGCGGAGCCGCTGGACGCTGGTTTTCCCGACTGCTCCAGCGACGGGTTCCCGCCTTCTCCCCTGACCTACACCGGCAGCTTCTACACGGAATCCGGGCCGTGCAGCGCGGACGCGCTTCTCAACATCCTCACGGAGATCGTCGGCATCTCCGCGGCTCCCGAAAACTTGTCTCGCGGAAACGCGCTGTCACGCCAGGAGTCGCTGTTATCCACAGGGAGCTCGCTGGGATCGCCGGAATCGCTCTGCAACGACTCGTCGGATGAGTTCACGGACGCGAGCGCGCAACAGTTCTCCTACCCTGCGATTAAGAGCGAGTTTGGCAGCAACAGCTGCAACGGCGGTGATCTTTTCGATGGCTTCTGCACTACTTCTCACGAGCCTTCAGACTTGGATGACATCATTGACTTGCTGTCTCCGCTTGGTCCAGAGACTGACTCGGTTTTGGACACGTGGATCAAGCAAGAGCCCTTGGAGCAAGCGAACTTCCAGATTCCAACTTCCCATGAAAACAGCCTCTACAGAAACATTGCGTTCCCCGGATTCCCCTGCGCAACGACCGCGCTCGCCGACGCGCTGGACTCGCTCCTCTCCACCAACAACACGGTCACTCAAAGAAGCAAACCGCGCGCCAGGAAGGGCGAGAAGCCCTTCTCCTGCCCGATTGAGAACTGCGAGCGCCGCTTCTCGCGCTCCGATGAGCTCAACCGCCACGTGCGCATCCACACCGGCCACAAGCCCTTCCAGTGCCGCGTGTGCCTGCGCTGCTTCAGCCGCAGCGACCATCTCACCACTCACATGCGTACGCACACCGGCGAGAAGCCGTTCTCCTGCGACGTGTGCGGGCGACGCTTCGCGCGCAGCGACGAGAGAAAGCGGCACGGTCGCGTGCACATCAAACAGCGCGAGAGGATGCAGCAGAAGACGGAGCTCCTCGCCGCGTGCGCGTTTGAACTCCAGTGCGCGTGA